A genomic stretch from Neodiprion fabricii isolate iyNeoFabr1 chromosome 3, iyNeoFabr1.1, whole genome shotgun sequence includes:
- the LOC124178838 gene encoding uncharacterized protein LOC124178838, producing the protein MFCFGHYTNTPLFFVVCRNSGTAHTSRAHVNLQDGHCAISRLFRTEKDLSKMSGESNVDESKLTGLSKYFNSQTNTGRANVAKATYATVALIAAYFYLKPKSKK; encoded by the exons ATGTTTTGTTTCGGTCATTACACTAACACTCCGCTATT TTTTGTAGTTTGCCGTAACTCGGGGACAGCGCATACGTCGCGTGCTCATGTCAATTTGCAAGACGGCCATTGCGCAATTTCTCGGCTGTTCCGTACGGAGAAAGACTTATCG aaaatgtCTGGAGAATCGAATGTGGATGAATCGAAATTGACTGGCCTgtcgaaatatttcaacagcCAGACAAATACGGGCCGGGCAAAT gTGGCCAAGGCGACGTACGCAACCGTTGCCCTGATAGCTGCTTACTTTTATCTAAAGccaaaaagcaaaaaataa
- the LOC124178823 gene encoding histone-lysine N-methyltransferase EHMT2 isoform X1, which translates to MSSTKDIEMSKLAATEGADCGKDEEMAGKDVAQDNVSIRKILEGMTNEFNKSLSLNKTLDIENTTSKNNKVDSILKDHERVLTHSKVVDEEPTQVDEVSEECTQSTRIKAPDFVDDPAEKVVQENDHSPEKDVFSKKDSPSKESIPRIILTFRTIDENTDDGKKTKISSCSSNLKLVPDELTNCDQIGGVSVKIETSDENSNPADKSDENEEKLEADLEIIGKIKDEDNQKETVKEETVNPPMDLIENNESDSPEKIDSSIKKVKIPEPSKITTQPAEPNSPPKKRRVGRPRLRALSDSTEELPGPAGPKRSARRLCKESLKSTVLESAMARKEKSNYTDERKFKNEKKYSRPGRPKKIVKWKDQNKPSERKNCENRTDNSRNVTDLNGTQSDVNTSLDSSRNNTTLSDKSSNDISSEDPQNSSMDLEGMPKLSPITKTVDSSQTNTSHSTSPMTEDDMVINIESDKPFLKPIISRSRRERGRPKGSTSARKIAKVDSFNEDGSPSVAETGKNNDYPEEGTVPAKRTRRSMVPSPSPAEGQASKPESTAILNEVYTPSLLCLCQIRSQLYVTITGSGAPLYCTATDSIDNKVVGCCNEVDSNDVAMRRPSARVPFIILCRMHKERLLRHNCCPSCGLFCTQGRFVQCVNGHQYHRECEIYPNKKALCPHCGCDSSLYDVAITMRAMRKPVFIPTRRKFSKLPSAKMSFTGKGDNTKLAGRPPSPLIPPEAIKIQQPNCNADRPERYTIMSLYTSVKNGDLEKLVNVLACGYNANHTFRDYAHRTSLHIAADKGHLSCVHTLVQAGAQLDVMDKNQLTPLMLAAAKGKVDVVKYLIKIGADVTLKGEDGMTVLHMAAKSGHLDVCQIILAECKVPRTLVDSVDDGGWTSLIWACEFCHTDVARFLLEKRCDPLIRDAEQNIALHWSAFSGSSEITELLLNQGCDVNAVNVHGDTPLHIAARQDQYAVSVLLLARGAKIGETNTAGETAVNCCPSEGDTMAALRLNAKVNELTEHMWEATVKILSNDISRGKETNPIQCVNGYDSEDKPTDFLYVTENCFTSSINVDRTITSLQSCRCEDYCSSEKCLCGNISLRCWYDEEGKLIPEFNYADPPMLFECNQACDCNRITCNNRVVQHGLTQRFQLFRTKGKGWGLRTLRFILKGTYVCEYVGEIISDSEADHREDDSYLFDLDNRDGETYCIDARRYGNLARFINHSCAPNLLPVRVFVEHQDLHFPRIAFFANRDIDADEELGFDYGEKFWIIKCKSFTCTCGAEACRYSETTIQFTLDNYRRKIQQEEQLAAQLS; encoded by the exons ATGTCCAGTACAAAAGATATCGAAATGAGTAAACTAGCAGCAACTGAGGGTGCCGATTGTGGAAAAGATGAAGAAATGGCCGGCAAAGACGTGGCTCAGGACAATGTTAGCATACGAAAAATTCTAGAAGGAATGACAAACGAGTTCAACAAAAGCCTGAGCTTGAACAAAACtcttgatattgaaaatacaacatcgaaaaataacaaagttGATAGTATCCTTAAGGATCATGAGAGGGTTCTTACACATTCCAAGGTCGTTGATGAAGAACCAACACAAGTTGATGAAGTATCAGAAGAGTGCACCCAGTCTACCAGAATTAAAGCACCAGACTTCGTAGATGATCCTGCTGAAAAAGTAGTGCAAGAAAATGACCACAGCCCTGAAAAGGACGTTTTCTCCAAAAAAGATAGTCCGAGTAAAGAATCTATACCAAGAATAATATTGACATTTAGAACAATAGACGAGAACACGGATGATGGAAAAAAGACTAAAATATCCAGCTGTTCTTCCAATCTCAAGTTGGTTCCTGATGAATTGACAAATTGCGACCAAATCGGTGGTGTTTCGGTAAAGATTGAAACTtctgatgaaaattcaaatcctGCTGATAAGTCGgacgaaaatgaagaaaaacttgaagCAGATCTGGAGATAATAGGCAAAATTAAAGATGAGGATAACCAGAAGGAAACAGTAAAAGAAGAGACGGTGAATCCTCCGAtggatttgattgaaaataacgaatcAGATTCTCCAGAGAAGATTGATTCGAGTAtcaaaaaagtgaaaattccAGAGCCTAGTAAAATCACAACACAACCGGCAGAACCTAATTCGCCCCCTAAGAAAAGAAGGGTAGGACGTCCTAGGTTAAGAGCATTAAG CGATTCAACGGAAGAGTTGCCGGGGCCTGCAGGACCAAAACGTTCAGCTCGTCGTTTGTGCAAAGAGTCTTTGAAAAGTACTGTACTTGAGAGTGCGATGGCCCGTAAAGAGAAATCGAATTATACCGATGagcgaaaattcaaaaatgagaAGAAGTATAGCAGACCAGGAAGACCCAAAAAGATCGTTAAATGGAAAGATCAGAATAAGCCAtccgaaagaaaaaactgtgAAAATCGAACTGATAATTCTCGGAATGTTACAGACCTGAATGGTACGCAATCTGATGTAAATACCTCTTTGGATTCGTCCAGGAACAACACAACTTTGTCGGACAAAAGTTCTAACGATATTAGTTCAGAAGATCCACAGAATTCGTCCATGGATCTTGAAGGAATGCCAAAATTGTCTCCAATTACAAAAACTGTAGATAGTAGTCAGACTAATACTAGTCATTCTACGAGCCCTATGACAGAAGACGATATGGTCATAAACATTGAAAGTGATAAACCTTTTTTAAAACCAATCATCAGTCGTAGTAGACGAGAACGTGGCAGGCCAAAAGGAAGCACCAGTGCTAGAAAAATAGCTAAAGTCGATTCTTTCAATGAAG ATGGATCACCATCTGTTGCAGAAACTGGAAAAAACAACGACTATCCGGAAG aagGCACAGTTCCAGCAAAAAGAACTCGGCGTAGTATGGTTCCTAGTCCAAGTCCTGCTGAGGGTCAAGCATCAAAACCAGAATCCACGGCAATTTTGAATGAA GTGTATACACCGTCTTTATTGTGCCTGTGCCAGATACGTTCTCAATTATACGTAACAATCACAGGTTCTGGGGCCCCTCTTTATTGCACTGCGACAGATTCGATAGATAATAAAGTTGTGGGTTGCTGCAATGAAGTAGATAGCAACGACGTTGCAATGCGTAGACCTAGCGCCAGAGTGCCTTTCATAATACTATGTCGTATGCATAAGGAGCGATTGCTTAGACACAACTGCTGTCCAAGTTGTGGACTATTTTGCACACAGGGTAGGTTTGTCCAATGTGTAAATGGGCACCAGTATCACAGAGAGTGTGAAATATACCCTAATAAAAAAGCATTGTGTCCTCATTGTGGCTGCGACAGTTCGTTGTACGACGTAGCAATTACTATGAGAGCAATGAGGAAACCTGTATTCATACCAACTCGGAGAAAGTTTTCCAAGTTACCATCTGCAAAAATGAGTTTTACGGGAAAAGGAGACAATACCAAACTGGCCGGTAGACCTCCCAGTCCTTTGATCCCGCCGGAAGCTATTAAAATTCAACAACCAAATTGTAATGCTGATAGACCAGAACGTTACACGATTATGAGTCTATATACGTCTGTTAAAAATGGAGATTTAGAGAAGTTGGTTAATGTATTAG CCTGTGGTTACAATGCTAATCACACGTTTCGTGATTACGCCCATCGCACAAGCTTGCACATTGCggcggataagggtcatttgtCGTGTGTCCATACCTTGGTACAAGCAGGGGCCCAGTTGGATGTCATGGACAAGAATCAGTTGACCCCGTTGATGCTGGCTGCCGCAAAGGGAAAAGTTGACGTTGTAAAATACTTAATTAAAATAGGAGCTGATGTAACATTGAAAGGTGAAGATGGTATGACGGTGTTGCATATGGCCGCTAAGTCTGGGCATTTGGATGTGTGCCAAATCATTTTAGCTGAATGCAAGGTTCCAAGAACATTAGTGG aCTCAGTGGATGATGGTGGTTGGACGAGTTTGATTTGGGCGTGTGAATTTTGTCATACAGACGTAGCTAGATTTCTACTTGAAAAACGATGTGACCCTTTGATAAGAGATGCTGAGCAGAATATAGCTTTACATTGGAGCGCATTTAGTGGAAGTTCGGAAATTACGGAACTCTTACTAAACCAGGGGTGCGATGTCAACGCTGTAAATGTTCACGGGGATACGCCACT ACATATCGCTGCCAGGCAAGATCAGTATGCTGTAAGCGTTTTACTTTTGGCACGGGGTGCCAAAATTGGAGAAACAAATACAGCTGGGGAAACTGCTGTAAATTGTTGTCCATCAGAAGGCGATACTATGGCAGCGTTGAGATTGAATGCAAAAGTGAACGAGTTAACTGAACACATGTGGGAAGCTACAGTCAAAATATTGTCGAA tgACATCTCACGAGGCAAAGAAACGAACCCCATCCAGTGCGTGAATGGGTATGACTCTGAAGACAAGCCTACCGATTTCTTGTACGTTACAGAAAACTGTTTTACAAGTAGTATAAATGTTGATCGTACAATAACGTCGCTGCAATCTTGCCGTTGTGAAGATTATTGTAGTTCCGAGAAATGCTTATGCGGGAACATAAGTCTGAGGTGTTGGTATGACGAAGAAGGAAAACTCATTCCTGAGTTCAATTATGCTG ATCCTCCCATGTTGTTTGAATGCAACCAGGCTTGCGATTGTAATCGTATAACATGTAACAATCGGGTAGTGCAACATGGCTTAACTCAGAGGTTTCAACTATTTAGGACTAAAGGAAAAGGTTGGGGTCTCAGAACGTTACGATTCATTCTAAAAGGGACTTATGTCTGTGAATATGTTGGAGAAATCATATCTGATTCTGAAGCCGATCATCGCGAGGACGACTCCTATCTGTTCGACCTGGACAACAGA GATGGAGAAACGTACTGCATCGATGCAAGACGCTACGGTAATCTTGCTCGTTTCATAAACCATTCTTGTGCACCTAATCTTCTGCCTGTCCGAGTATTCGTTGAGCACCAAGATCTTCATTTTCCTAGGATCGCATTCTTTGCCAACCGAGATATTGATGCTGACGAAGAACTTGG TTTTGATTATGGCGAAAAGTTCTGGATTATAAAGTGCAAGTCATTTACTTGTACCTGTGGTGCTGAAGCCTGTCGATATTCGGAAACTACAATTCAATTCACGCTGGATAATtacagaagaaaaattcaacaggAGGAGCAGCTTGCCGCACAACTATCTTAA
- the LOC124178823 gene encoding histone-lysine N-methyltransferase EHMT2 isoform X2, translating into MSSTKDIEMSKLAATEGADCGKDEEMAGKDVAQDNVSIRKILEGMTNEFNKSLSLNKTLDIENTTSKNNKVDSILKDHERVLTHSKVVDEEPTQVDEVSEECTQSTRIKAPDFVDDPAEKVVQENDHSPEKDVFSKKDSPSKESIPRIILTFRTIDENTDDGKKTKISSCSSNLKLVPDELTNCDQIGGVSVKIETSDENSNPADKSDENEEKLEADLEIIGKIKDEDNQKETVKEETVNPPMDLIENNESDSPEKIDSSIKKVKIPEPSKITTQPAEPNSPPKKRRVGRPRLRALSDSTEELPGPAGPKRSARRLCKESLKSTVLESAMARKEKSNYTDERKFKNEKKYSRPGRPKKIVKWKDQNKPSERKNCENRTDNSRNVTDLNGTQSDVNTSLDSSRNNTTLSDKSSNDISSEDPQNSSMDLEGMPKLSPITKTVDSSQTNTSHSTSPMTEDDMVINIESDKPFLKPIISRSRRERGRPKGSTSARKIAKVDSFNEETGKNNDYPEEGTVPAKRTRRSMVPSPSPAEGQASKPESTAILNEVYTPSLLCLCQIRSQLYVTITGSGAPLYCTATDSIDNKVVGCCNEVDSNDVAMRRPSARVPFIILCRMHKERLLRHNCCPSCGLFCTQGRFVQCVNGHQYHRECEIYPNKKALCPHCGCDSSLYDVAITMRAMRKPVFIPTRRKFSKLPSAKMSFTGKGDNTKLAGRPPSPLIPPEAIKIQQPNCNADRPERYTIMSLYTSVKNGDLEKLVNVLACGYNANHTFRDYAHRTSLHIAADKGHLSCVHTLVQAGAQLDVMDKNQLTPLMLAAAKGKVDVVKYLIKIGADVTLKGEDGMTVLHMAAKSGHLDVCQIILAECKVPRTLVDSVDDGGWTSLIWACEFCHTDVARFLLEKRCDPLIRDAEQNIALHWSAFSGSSEITELLLNQGCDVNAVNVHGDTPLHIAARQDQYAVSVLLLARGAKIGETNTAGETAVNCCPSEGDTMAALRLNAKVNELTEHMWEATVKILSNDISRGKETNPIQCVNGYDSEDKPTDFLYVTENCFTSSINVDRTITSLQSCRCEDYCSSEKCLCGNISLRCWYDEEGKLIPEFNYADPPMLFECNQACDCNRITCNNRVVQHGLTQRFQLFRTKGKGWGLRTLRFILKGTYVCEYVGEIISDSEADHREDDSYLFDLDNRDGETYCIDARRYGNLARFINHSCAPNLLPVRVFVEHQDLHFPRIAFFANRDIDADEELGFDYGEKFWIIKCKSFTCTCGAEACRYSETTIQFTLDNYRRKIQQEEQLAAQLS; encoded by the exons ATGTCCAGTACAAAAGATATCGAAATGAGTAAACTAGCAGCAACTGAGGGTGCCGATTGTGGAAAAGATGAAGAAATGGCCGGCAAAGACGTGGCTCAGGACAATGTTAGCATACGAAAAATTCTAGAAGGAATGACAAACGAGTTCAACAAAAGCCTGAGCTTGAACAAAACtcttgatattgaaaatacaacatcgaaaaataacaaagttGATAGTATCCTTAAGGATCATGAGAGGGTTCTTACACATTCCAAGGTCGTTGATGAAGAACCAACACAAGTTGATGAAGTATCAGAAGAGTGCACCCAGTCTACCAGAATTAAAGCACCAGACTTCGTAGATGATCCTGCTGAAAAAGTAGTGCAAGAAAATGACCACAGCCCTGAAAAGGACGTTTTCTCCAAAAAAGATAGTCCGAGTAAAGAATCTATACCAAGAATAATATTGACATTTAGAACAATAGACGAGAACACGGATGATGGAAAAAAGACTAAAATATCCAGCTGTTCTTCCAATCTCAAGTTGGTTCCTGATGAATTGACAAATTGCGACCAAATCGGTGGTGTTTCGGTAAAGATTGAAACTtctgatgaaaattcaaatcctGCTGATAAGTCGgacgaaaatgaagaaaaacttgaagCAGATCTGGAGATAATAGGCAAAATTAAAGATGAGGATAACCAGAAGGAAACAGTAAAAGAAGAGACGGTGAATCCTCCGAtggatttgattgaaaataacgaatcAGATTCTCCAGAGAAGATTGATTCGAGTAtcaaaaaagtgaaaattccAGAGCCTAGTAAAATCACAACACAACCGGCAGAACCTAATTCGCCCCCTAAGAAAAGAAGGGTAGGACGTCCTAGGTTAAGAGCATTAAG CGATTCAACGGAAGAGTTGCCGGGGCCTGCAGGACCAAAACGTTCAGCTCGTCGTTTGTGCAAAGAGTCTTTGAAAAGTACTGTACTTGAGAGTGCGATGGCCCGTAAAGAGAAATCGAATTATACCGATGagcgaaaattcaaaaatgagaAGAAGTATAGCAGACCAGGAAGACCCAAAAAGATCGTTAAATGGAAAGATCAGAATAAGCCAtccgaaagaaaaaactgtgAAAATCGAACTGATAATTCTCGGAATGTTACAGACCTGAATGGTACGCAATCTGATGTAAATACCTCTTTGGATTCGTCCAGGAACAACACAACTTTGTCGGACAAAAGTTCTAACGATATTAGTTCAGAAGATCCACAGAATTCGTCCATGGATCTTGAAGGAATGCCAAAATTGTCTCCAATTACAAAAACTGTAGATAGTAGTCAGACTAATACTAGTCATTCTACGAGCCCTATGACAGAAGACGATATGGTCATAAACATTGAAAGTGATAAACCTTTTTTAAAACCAATCATCAGTCGTAGTAGACGAGAACGTGGCAGGCCAAAAGGAAGCACCAGTGCTAGAAAAATAGCTAAAGTCGATTCTTTCAATGAAG AAACTGGAAAAAACAACGACTATCCGGAAG aagGCACAGTTCCAGCAAAAAGAACTCGGCGTAGTATGGTTCCTAGTCCAAGTCCTGCTGAGGGTCAAGCATCAAAACCAGAATCCACGGCAATTTTGAATGAA GTGTATACACCGTCTTTATTGTGCCTGTGCCAGATACGTTCTCAATTATACGTAACAATCACAGGTTCTGGGGCCCCTCTTTATTGCACTGCGACAGATTCGATAGATAATAAAGTTGTGGGTTGCTGCAATGAAGTAGATAGCAACGACGTTGCAATGCGTAGACCTAGCGCCAGAGTGCCTTTCATAATACTATGTCGTATGCATAAGGAGCGATTGCTTAGACACAACTGCTGTCCAAGTTGTGGACTATTTTGCACACAGGGTAGGTTTGTCCAATGTGTAAATGGGCACCAGTATCACAGAGAGTGTGAAATATACCCTAATAAAAAAGCATTGTGTCCTCATTGTGGCTGCGACAGTTCGTTGTACGACGTAGCAATTACTATGAGAGCAATGAGGAAACCTGTATTCATACCAACTCGGAGAAAGTTTTCCAAGTTACCATCTGCAAAAATGAGTTTTACGGGAAAAGGAGACAATACCAAACTGGCCGGTAGACCTCCCAGTCCTTTGATCCCGCCGGAAGCTATTAAAATTCAACAACCAAATTGTAATGCTGATAGACCAGAACGTTACACGATTATGAGTCTATATACGTCTGTTAAAAATGGAGATTTAGAGAAGTTGGTTAATGTATTAG CCTGTGGTTACAATGCTAATCACACGTTTCGTGATTACGCCCATCGCACAAGCTTGCACATTGCggcggataagggtcatttgtCGTGTGTCCATACCTTGGTACAAGCAGGGGCCCAGTTGGATGTCATGGACAAGAATCAGTTGACCCCGTTGATGCTGGCTGCCGCAAAGGGAAAAGTTGACGTTGTAAAATACTTAATTAAAATAGGAGCTGATGTAACATTGAAAGGTGAAGATGGTATGACGGTGTTGCATATGGCCGCTAAGTCTGGGCATTTGGATGTGTGCCAAATCATTTTAGCTGAATGCAAGGTTCCAAGAACATTAGTGG aCTCAGTGGATGATGGTGGTTGGACGAGTTTGATTTGGGCGTGTGAATTTTGTCATACAGACGTAGCTAGATTTCTACTTGAAAAACGATGTGACCCTTTGATAAGAGATGCTGAGCAGAATATAGCTTTACATTGGAGCGCATTTAGTGGAAGTTCGGAAATTACGGAACTCTTACTAAACCAGGGGTGCGATGTCAACGCTGTAAATGTTCACGGGGATACGCCACT ACATATCGCTGCCAGGCAAGATCAGTATGCTGTAAGCGTTTTACTTTTGGCACGGGGTGCCAAAATTGGAGAAACAAATACAGCTGGGGAAACTGCTGTAAATTGTTGTCCATCAGAAGGCGATACTATGGCAGCGTTGAGATTGAATGCAAAAGTGAACGAGTTAACTGAACACATGTGGGAAGCTACAGTCAAAATATTGTCGAA tgACATCTCACGAGGCAAAGAAACGAACCCCATCCAGTGCGTGAATGGGTATGACTCTGAAGACAAGCCTACCGATTTCTTGTACGTTACAGAAAACTGTTTTACAAGTAGTATAAATGTTGATCGTACAATAACGTCGCTGCAATCTTGCCGTTGTGAAGATTATTGTAGTTCCGAGAAATGCTTATGCGGGAACATAAGTCTGAGGTGTTGGTATGACGAAGAAGGAAAACTCATTCCTGAGTTCAATTATGCTG ATCCTCCCATGTTGTTTGAATGCAACCAGGCTTGCGATTGTAATCGTATAACATGTAACAATCGGGTAGTGCAACATGGCTTAACTCAGAGGTTTCAACTATTTAGGACTAAAGGAAAAGGTTGGGGTCTCAGAACGTTACGATTCATTCTAAAAGGGACTTATGTCTGTGAATATGTTGGAGAAATCATATCTGATTCTGAAGCCGATCATCGCGAGGACGACTCCTATCTGTTCGACCTGGACAACAGA GATGGAGAAACGTACTGCATCGATGCAAGACGCTACGGTAATCTTGCTCGTTTCATAAACCATTCTTGTGCACCTAATCTTCTGCCTGTCCGAGTATTCGTTGAGCACCAAGATCTTCATTTTCCTAGGATCGCATTCTTTGCCAACCGAGATATTGATGCTGACGAAGAACTTGG TTTTGATTATGGCGAAAAGTTCTGGATTATAAAGTGCAAGTCATTTACTTGTACCTGTGGTGCTGAAGCCTGTCGATATTCGGAAACTACAATTCAATTCACGCTGGATAATtacagaagaaaaattcaacaggAGGAGCAGCTTGCCGCACAACTATCTTAA